A portion of the Gemmatimonas sp. UBA7669 genome contains these proteins:
- a CDS encoding efflux RND transporter periplasmic adaptor subunit, whose amino-acid sequence MHRRVLWLLGFVGLLATAVVGVVLASRQPEPVTAAGHTGHGGGGPAVSKASPVTLSADAARRIGVTFAPVLSESLAGEVRTVGMVVYDETRVTTVAPKLDGWIERLDVNISGAPVRRGAPLFAIYSPMLVTAQEELLLARRLAREVAAGTPDAARGASELVESARRRLMYWDIPAEEIAELERSGEVRKTLTLRAPTSGIVIEKNVLQGQRIMAGEPVFRIADLSVVWIEGEVFERDLSAIRLGQMVTLEFQALAGVARRGRITYLYPTLNAETRTARIRVQMPNGDGTLKPGMYATIRVATQGTAVAVTVPRSAVLATGKRTLVFIKDATGSLIPRDVVLGRASDSRVEIASGVVPGDTVVASATFLVDAESNLGSALGGMGNMPGMDMGTPAAGSRGAPPPAPQDMPNMPNMPVPGTPTPSPRGTPGAPAAPRTPARPPGSTTESPGVHARHGG is encoded by the coding sequence TTGCATCGACGCGTCCTCTGGCTCCTCGGCTTCGTGGGGCTGCTTGCCACGGCGGTCGTGGGCGTCGTGCTCGCGAGTCGGCAGCCCGAACCGGTAACGGCGGCAGGACACACGGGCCACGGTGGCGGCGGGCCCGCGGTGAGCAAGGCGAGCCCGGTGACGTTGTCGGCCGATGCGGCGCGTCGCATCGGCGTCACGTTCGCGCCGGTGCTCAGCGAGTCGCTCGCCGGCGAAGTGCGCACGGTCGGAATGGTGGTCTACGATGAGACACGCGTGACGACCGTCGCACCGAAGCTCGACGGGTGGATCGAGCGGCTGGACGTCAACATCAGCGGGGCACCAGTGCGCCGTGGCGCGCCACTGTTCGCGATCTATTCGCCGATGCTCGTGACGGCCCAGGAGGAGCTGCTGCTGGCCCGCCGACTGGCGCGAGAGGTTGCCGCGGGCACGCCGGATGCCGCACGCGGGGCGAGCGAACTCGTCGAGTCGGCGCGCCGGCGACTGATGTACTGGGACATCCCGGCTGAAGAGATTGCAGAGCTGGAGCGCAGTGGGGAAGTCCGCAAGACGCTCACCCTGCGGGCTCCGACGAGCGGCATCGTGATCGAGAAGAACGTGCTTCAGGGGCAGCGCATCATGGCGGGCGAGCCGGTCTTTCGCATCGCCGACCTCAGCGTCGTCTGGATCGAAGGCGAGGTCTTCGAGCGCGACTTGTCGGCGATTCGGCTGGGCCAGATGGTCACGCTCGAGTTCCAGGCACTCGCCGGGGTGGCACGGCGCGGGCGCATCACCTACCTCTACCCGACGCTCAACGCCGAGACGCGCACCGCGCGGATCCGGGTGCAGATGCCCAACGGCGACGGCACACTCAAGCCTGGGATGTATGCCACCATTCGCGTGGCGACGCAGGGCACCGCGGTGGCCGTGACGGTGCCTCGATCGGCGGTGCTGGCCACGGGAAAGCGCACGCTGGTTTTCATCAAGGACGCCACAGGCAGCCTGATTCCGCGGGACGTGGTGTTGGGGCGTGCTTCCGACTCGCGCGTCGAGATTGCGAGCGGTGTGGTGCCCGGTGACACCGTGGTCGCGTCGGCGACCTTTCTCGTGGACGCCGAATCGAACCTCGGTTCCGCGCTCGGTGGCATGGGCAACATGCCCGGCATGGACATGGGCACTCCCGCGGCTGGATCACGGGGAGCACCACCACCGGCTCCGCAAGACATGCCGAACATGCCGAACATGCCCGTTCCCGGTACGCCGACGCCGAGTCCGCGCGGGACGCCGGGCGCGCCGGCGGCCCCCCGAACCCCAGCCCGTCCACCTGGCAGCACGACGGAAAGCCCAGGCGTCCATGCCCGGCATGGAGGCTGA
- a CDS encoding four-helix bundle copper-binding protein, with protein sequence MAHDHSHGMSNAEMQQCIRECLDCYATCTATAAHCLTLGGEHAGVEHQTVLLDCARICHTSADFMLRGSHMHAQVCAVCAEACRACERACERLGSGDAMMKQCAEACRRCAESCERMASMAT encoded by the coding sequence ATGGCTCACGACCATTCGCACGGCATGTCGAACGCCGAGATGCAGCAGTGCATCCGGGAGTGCCTCGACTGCTACGCCACCTGCACGGCGACGGCGGCCCACTGCCTCACGCTCGGCGGCGAACATGCCGGCGTCGAGCATCAGACGGTCCTTCTCGACTGCGCGAGGATATGCCATACCTCCGCGGACTTCATGCTCCGCGGCTCGCACATGCATGCGCAGGTGTGCGCCGTGTGCGCGGAAGCCTGTCGCGCCTGTGAGCGCGCCTGCGAGCGGCTCGGCAGTGGCGACGCGATGATGAAGCAGTGCGCCGAAGCGTGCCGGCGGTGCGCGGAATCCTGCGAGCGCATGGCGAGCATGGCAACGTGA
- a CDS encoding DUF305 domain-containing protein, whose protein sequence is MHAPTVAHTTGPATDHGILSFARRTARWSTVALLAVATACGPKSDDAAAGASAAAPGAGQSTTAATSDTGMAGMDHSKMAGMAPMGGATGDPDRDFLRMMSEHHKGMIAMAHLTIEEKKGSATAQADAEKIDTKQDAELDSMVTMLEQQFKDPYDPKIMPDNQKMVDELKPLSGSAYDRMFYHHVVQHHQQATQMIDQHLPMLKDAKVRAMAERMKRDQTREIEEFQRKASATP, encoded by the coding sequence ATGCACGCTCCCACGGTCGCCCACACCACTGGTCCGGCGACGGATCACGGCATTCTCTCGTTCGCGCGACGCACCGCCCGCTGGAGCACGGTTGCACTGCTCGCGGTCGCCACGGCCTGCGGCCCCAAGTCCGATGACGCAGCCGCCGGCGCGAGCGCAGCCGCTCCCGGAGCCGGTCAGTCCACGACGGCGGCCACATCGGACACCGGCATGGCCGGCATGGACCACAGCAAGATGGCCGGCATGGCCCCGATGGGCGGTGCCACCGGCGATCCCGATCGCGACTTCCTGCGCATGATGAGCGAGCACCACAAGGGGATGATCGCGATGGCGCACCTGACCATCGAAGAGAAGAAGGGCTCGGCGACCGCACAGGCCGATGCGGAGAAGATCGACACGAAGCAGGATGCCGAACTCGACTCGATGGTCACGATGCTCGAGCAGCAGTTCAAGGATCCGTACGATCCGAAGATCATGCCGGACAACCAGAAGATGGTCGACGAGCTCAAGCCGCTGTCAGGCTCGGCGTACGACCGCATGTTCTACCACCACGTGGTGCAGCATCATCAGCAGGCGACCCAGATGATCGACCAGCACCTGCCGATGCTGAAGGATGCCAAGGTCAGGGCAATGGCCGAGCGCATGAAGCGCGACCAGACGCGCGAGATCGAGGAGTTCCAGCGCAAGGCGTCCGCTACCCCGTGA
- a CDS encoding efflux RND transporter permease subunit: MLKRIIEWSVGNKLLVFLFTAAALIGGYFAVKRTPLEALPDLSDVQVIVQAEYNEQAPRIIEDQVTYPIAAEMLKVPGARTVRGYSFFGVSFVYVIFDDGTDLYWARSRVLEYLNGIKGKLPASVAPTLGPDATGLGWVYQYALEDTTGRLNLAQLRSLQDWYLRYALTAVSGVSEVATLGGFEKQYQVDLDPAKLLAYGIPVTRVMSAIQNANADIGAMVMELSEREYMVRGLGYLKSLSDIENVVVGATANGTPIRVAELGRVSVGPAVRRGIAELDGRGDAVGAIVVMRFGQNALTTIDRVKAKLEIVKRGLPPGVVIRPVYDRSELIEHAIETLREKLLEESLIVALVCIAFLLHAESALVAILTLPVGILMAFIAMRWVGVGADIMSLGGIAIAIGAMIDAAIVMIENMHKHLEHAIVAREREREGVDVDLSGRRYFHTSALTTAERWKVVIESSKEVGPALFFSLLIITVSFVPVFALEGQEGRLFKPLAFTKTFAMAAASLLSVTLVPVTMGVFIRGRIWRERANPINRWLIAAYRPIITFVLRNRWPVVGVAVLTLVLTWLPWARLGSEFMPRLDEGTILYMPTTLPGVSVARAREILRTQDAIIKRFPEVASVWGKAGRANTATDPAGLDMFETTIALKPESEWRPGLTYDRLIAELNSAVRLPGVTNAWTMPIRGRIDMLATGIRTPVGIKVFGPDLAELERLGKEIESVVKGVPGTRSVFAERAVSGYYVDIDIDRAAAARYGLNVGDVQSVIATAIGGMTITQTVEGRERYGVRVRYPQELRDSPERLAAVLIPVSTGGGGASGSTMGGGAGGGTLGVTQVPLGQMATIKAVAGPMVVRTEGAQPTAWVYVDVAGRDIGGYVADAQRAVERAVAMPSGYSMQWSGQYEYMERAKQTMRVVIPATLAIIFLLLYFNFKSVGETAIVMLSLPFALVGGLWFVWLLGYNWSVAVAIGFIALAGVAAETGVVMLIYLDHAWKAKEQAAGGATPTVRDLYEAVMDGAVERVRPKMMTVTAIMAGLLPILWTAGTGGSVMKRIAAPMVGGMISSTVLTLVVIPAVYSLWKEREVRRAAAWSPGPAVSSRWAAGPASRPAS; the protein is encoded by the coding sequence ATGCTGAAGCGCATCATCGAATGGTCGGTCGGGAACAAGCTGCTCGTGTTCCTGTTTACGGCCGCCGCGCTGATCGGCGGATACTTCGCCGTCAAGCGCACGCCACTCGAGGCCCTGCCGGACCTGTCCGACGTGCAGGTCATCGTGCAGGCCGAATACAACGAGCAGGCACCGCGCATCATCGAGGACCAGGTCACCTACCCGATCGCCGCCGAAATGCTCAAGGTGCCCGGCGCGCGCACGGTCCGCGGGTACTCGTTCTTCGGGGTCTCGTTCGTCTACGTCATCTTCGACGACGGCACCGACCTGTACTGGGCGCGGAGCCGTGTGCTGGAGTACCTGAACGGCATCAAGGGGAAACTGCCGGCGAGCGTCGCGCCGACCCTGGGCCCGGACGCGACGGGACTTGGATGGGTCTATCAGTACGCCCTGGAGGACACGACCGGCCGGCTGAATCTTGCCCAGCTCCGCAGCCTTCAGGACTGGTATCTGCGCTACGCGCTGACCGCCGTGTCGGGTGTGTCCGAGGTGGCGACGCTCGGCGGGTTCGAGAAGCAGTACCAAGTCGATCTCGATCCGGCGAAGCTGCTCGCGTACGGCATCCCGGTGACGCGCGTGATGAGCGCAATCCAGAATGCCAACGCCGACATCGGCGCCATGGTGATGGAGCTCAGCGAGCGTGAGTACATGGTCCGCGGCCTCGGATACCTCAAGTCGCTCTCGGACATCGAGAACGTCGTCGTGGGCGCGACGGCGAACGGCACCCCGATCCGCGTGGCCGAGCTGGGTCGGGTGAGCGTCGGGCCGGCGGTACGTCGCGGCATCGCGGAGCTCGACGGGCGCGGCGATGCCGTCGGCGCGATCGTCGTCATGCGGTTCGGCCAGAATGCGCTGACCACGATCGATCGGGTGAAGGCGAAGCTCGAGATCGTGAAGCGCGGGCTGCCGCCCGGCGTCGTCATCCGCCCGGTATACGACCGCAGTGAGCTCATCGAGCATGCGATCGAGACGTTGCGCGAGAAGCTGCTCGAGGAGTCGCTCATCGTGGCGCTCGTGTGCATTGCGTTCCTGTTGCATGCGGAGAGCGCGCTCGTGGCGATCCTGACGCTGCCCGTGGGCATCCTGATGGCGTTCATCGCCATGCGGTGGGTCGGCGTGGGCGCGGACATCATGTCGCTGGGCGGAATCGCGATCGCGATCGGCGCGATGATCGACGCGGCGATCGTGATGATCGAGAACATGCACAAGCATCTCGAACACGCGATCGTCGCCAGGGAGCGCGAGCGCGAGGGCGTGGACGTCGATCTCTCAGGCCGGCGCTACTTCCACACGAGCGCGCTGACGACAGCCGAGCGATGGAAGGTGGTGATCGAATCGTCGAAGGAGGTCGGCCCGGCGCTCTTCTTCTCGCTGCTCATCATCACCGTGTCCTTCGTGCCCGTCTTCGCGCTCGAAGGGCAGGAGGGTCGCCTGTTCAAGCCGCTCGCGTTCACCAAGACGTTCGCGATGGCGGCCGCGAGCCTGCTCTCGGTGACACTCGTACCGGTCACGATGGGCGTCTTCATCCGCGGCAGGATCTGGCGTGAACGCGCCAACCCCATCAACCGGTGGCTCATCGCGGCGTATCGTCCGATCATCACGTTCGTGCTCCGAAACCGCTGGCCGGTGGTGGGAGTGGCGGTGCTGACCCTCGTGCTCACCTGGCTCCCGTGGGCGCGGCTCGGCAGCGAGTTCATGCCGCGGCTTGATGAGGGCACCATACTGTACATGCCGACCACGCTGCCCGGGGTGAGTGTGGCGCGGGCGCGCGAGATCCTCCGCACACAGGATGCGATCATCAAGCGCTTCCCGGAGGTCGCCAGCGTGTGGGGCAAGGCAGGGCGCGCCAACACGGCGACCGACCCGGCGGGCCTCGACATGTTCGAGACGACGATCGCGCTCAAGCCCGAGTCCGAATGGCGACCGGGGTTGACGTACGACCGCCTCATCGCGGAGCTGAACTCGGCCGTGCGGCTCCCGGGTGTCACGAACGCGTGGACCATGCCGATCCGCGGACGCATCGACATGCTCGCGACCGGCATCAGGACGCCCGTGGGCATCAAGGTGTTCGGACCGGACCTCGCGGAGCTCGAGCGGCTGGGCAAGGAGATCGAGAGCGTCGTGAAAGGCGTGCCGGGGACGCGCAGCGTCTTTGCCGAACGTGCGGTGTCGGGTTACTACGTGGACATCGACATCGACCGCGCGGCGGCCGCGCGCTATGGGCTCAACGTCGGTGACGTGCAGAGTGTGATCGCGACGGCGATCGGCGGCATGACGATCACGCAGACGGTCGAGGGGCGCGAGCGGTACGGCGTGCGGGTGCGTTATCCGCAGGAGCTGCGCGACAGCCCCGAACGTCTGGCCGCTGTGCTGATTCCGGTGAGCACGGGCGGCGGTGGCGCGTCGGGGAGCACCATGGGTGGTGGTGCTGGTGGCGGCACACTCGGCGTCACGCAAGTGCCGCTCGGGCAGATGGCGACCATCAAGGCGGTCGCGGGCCCGATGGTGGTTCGCACCGAGGGGGCACAGCCGACCGCCTGGGTGTACGTGGACGTGGCAGGCCGCGACATCGGCGGTTACGTGGCGGACGCGCAGCGCGCCGTGGAGCGCGCGGTCGCGATGCCATCGGGCTACTCGATGCAGTGGAGTGGGCAGTACGAGTACATGGAGCGCGCGAAGCAGACGATGCGCGTGGTCATCCCCGCGACGCTGGCGATCATCTTCCTGCTGCTCTACTTCAACTTCAAGAGTGTCGGCGAGACGGCGATCGTGATGCTCTCGCTCCCCTTCGCGCTGGTCGGCGGCCTATGGTTCGTCTGGCTGCTTGGCTACAACTGGTCGGTGGCGGTGGCGATCGGGTTCATCGCACTCGCGGGCGTGGCGGCGGAGACCGGTGTCGTGATGCTCATCTATCTCGATCACGCGTGGAAGGCGAAGGAACAGGCCGCGGGGGGGGCGACGCCCACCGTTCGTGATCTGTACGAAGCCGTGATGGACGGCGCCGTCGAGCGCGTTCGGCCGAAGATGATGACCGTCACCGCAATCATGGCCGGCCTGCTCCCGATCCTCTGGACCGCCGGCACCGGAGGCAGCGTGATGAAGCGCATCGCGGCGCCGATGGTCGGCGGCATGATCTCGAGCACCGTGCTCACGCTGGTCGTCATCCCGGCCGTCTACTCGCTCTGGAAGGAGCGCGAGGTGCGGCGAGCAGCCGCCTGGTCGCCCGGTCCGGCCGTCAGCTCGCGTTGGGCGGCGGGACCCGCGAGCCGCCCAGCGTCGTGA
- a CDS encoding MgtC/SapB family protein, with product MTVTWTLPLRLLLALGLGLVVGLERETAKSVRGRLVFGGIRTEPLLALLGFAAACLQLMGVPFAVPAGFGAVAFLAALSYATKLRTHHPERSPGVSSELSGLLTFVVGALALLAEPWLAAALGIGNALLLSEKARLAALVRRLEKQEFLAALRFVLVTFIVLPILPDRSYPPFALNPADVWQLVILVASIGFVGYVLTRRLGERRGLTLVGLVGGLLSSTVLTVSMARRARAVPAIAADALRAAVLAASVMYVRLLTFAALLDARVLPALSWRLALLGAIGAALAPQWERHGVQPSTEDTVGTFSTPSPRPASPRNPFELGPALAFAAVFVLLSVGTATVRARAGSTGVMAVAAVAGAVEVDPFILAMLRAPDAPVTQVVAAILIATLTNTVAKGAYFAALVPARRRAATWRYGVWALAHVPLLLGLR from the coding sequence ATGACCGTCACGTGGACACTGCCGCTCCGTCTGCTGCTCGCCCTCGGGCTCGGGCTGGTCGTCGGACTGGAGCGCGAAACCGCCAAGTCCGTGCGTGGCCGCCTGGTGTTCGGCGGCATTCGTACGGAACCCCTTCTCGCGCTGCTGGGATTCGCCGCAGCGTGCCTGCAGCTGATGGGCGTACCGTTCGCCGTACCCGCAGGCTTCGGCGCCGTCGCATTTCTTGCGGCGCTCTCGTACGCGACGAAGTTGAGGACTCACCACCCGGAGCGCTCGCCGGGTGTTTCGAGTGAGCTGTCAGGGCTGCTGACATTCGTGGTCGGCGCGCTCGCCCTGCTCGCCGAACCGTGGCTCGCAGCGGCGCTCGGCATCGGAAACGCGCTGCTTCTGAGCGAGAAGGCCCGGCTCGCTGCACTTGTGCGACGGCTCGAGAAGCAGGAGTTCCTCGCGGCGCTTCGCTTCGTTCTGGTGACCTTCATCGTCCTCCCCATTCTGCCCGACCGCAGCTATCCACCGTTTGCCCTCAATCCAGCCGACGTGTGGCAGCTGGTCATTCTCGTCGCCAGTATCGGCTTCGTCGGCTACGTGCTCACGCGACGGCTGGGAGAACGACGCGGGCTGACGCTCGTGGGACTCGTCGGGGGTCTTCTGTCGAGTACCGTCCTCACGGTCTCCATGGCCCGCCGCGCACGCGCCGTTCCGGCCATTGCCGCTGACGCGCTTCGTGCCGCCGTGCTCGCAGCAAGCGTCATGTACGTGCGGCTGCTCACATTCGCCGCCCTGCTCGACGCTCGCGTCCTCCCCGCCTTGTCGTGGCGTCTCGCACTTCTCGGAGCGATCGGCGCAGCCCTTGCCCCACAGTGGGAGCGTCATGGCGTTCAACCGTCGACCGAAGACACGGTTGGGACCTTCAGCACACCGAGTCCGCGTCCTGCCTCCCCGCGCAACCCATTCGAACTGGGGCCCGCACTTGCCTTTGCCGCGGTCTTCGTGCTGCTGTCGGTCGGTACCGCGACTGTGCGGGCACGCGCCGGCAGCACAGGTGTGATGGCTGTCGCCGCGGTTGCGGGCGCGGTGGAAGTCGATCCGTTCATTCTGGCGATGCTGCGCGCCCCGGACGCGCCCGTGACGCAGGTCGTGGCTGCGATCCTCATCGCCACGCTCACCAACACCGTTGCCAAGGGCGCGTACTTCGCGGCGCTTGTCCCGGCCCGCCGCCGGGCGGCTACCTGGCGTTACGGAGTGTGGGCCTTGGCGCACGTGCCACTCCTGCTCGGGCTGCGCTGA
- a CDS encoding DUF4396 domain-containing protein, whose amino-acid sequence MIDRVLLVWFILTALSTGYVAWDAVTRNPELRVMKWGWVLVTLYTGVIGAAVYVLSCQEPSSGTHEQFVKPLWKQALGSTIHCLAGDATGIIAAAAVTMALGLPMGLDVVAEYVFGFAFGLLIFQALFMREMFGGSYALAVRRSFIPEWLSMNAVMAGMVPVMVIIMTRDMRAMEPASLRFWGVMSLATFVGAMIAYPVNVWLVAVGLKHGMGTERALGQGGSPLHDGSTQPGSAPVDPTSQPHAGHAGTVRADGGASRASAAATSPQIAAVSALSLVALGGGVLLAAMYGDLAMSGRMPSHAPQDTVPAAPMPAGMRHP is encoded by the coding sequence ATGATCGATCGGGTGCTGCTCGTGTGGTTCATCCTCACCGCGCTGAGCACCGGCTACGTGGCGTGGGATGCCGTCACACGCAACCCCGAACTGCGCGTGATGAAATGGGGATGGGTCCTGGTCACGCTCTATACGGGCGTGATCGGGGCCGCAGTCTATGTCCTTTCGTGTCAGGAGCCATCCAGCGGCACGCACGAGCAGTTCGTGAAGCCGCTCTGGAAGCAGGCGCTGGGTTCGACGATCCACTGCCTCGCGGGCGATGCCACCGGTATCATCGCGGCGGCCGCCGTGACGATGGCCCTCGGCCTGCCGATGGGCCTCGACGTGGTCGCCGAGTACGTTTTCGGCTTCGCGTTCGGACTGCTGATCTTCCAGGCCCTGTTCATGCGCGAGATGTTCGGCGGGTCGTACGCGCTCGCGGTGCGCCGCTCGTTCATCCCGGAGTGGCTGTCGATGAACGCGGTCATGGCCGGGATGGTCCCCGTCATGGTCATCATCATGACACGTGACATGCGCGCGATGGAGCCTGCGTCGCTGCGCTTCTGGGGCGTCATGTCGCTTGCGACCTTCGTCGGCGCCATGATCGCCTATCCGGTGAACGTGTGGCTGGTCGCCGTCGGCCTGAAGCACGGGATGGGTACCGAGCGCGCCCTCGGCCAAGGCGGGTCGCCTCTGCACGACGGCTCCACGCAGCCCGGCAGCGCGCCGGTCGACCCGACTTCGCAACCCCATGCAGGTCACGCCGGCACGGTCAGGGCGGACGGCGGCGCATCGCGCGCCTCCGCCGCGGCGACCTCACCGCAAATTGCCGCCGTCAGTGCCCTATCGCTCGTGGCGCTTGGCGGCGGCGTTCTGCTCGCGGCGATGTACGGCGACCTCGCGATGAGCGGGCGCATGCCGTCGCACGCACCGCAGGACACGGTGCCCGCTGCGCCAATGCCTGCCGGCATGCGCCATCCGTGA
- the glgP gene encoding alpha-glucan family phosphorylase, producing the protein MQPIGTFVQRPVLPARLERLRDVAYNLRWSWDHDSRALFRRLDADLWERTRHNPLLLLGRADQSTLERAADDAGFLAHFDRVVASLDSYLQNPSTWFDRTTRSAADHRRVATPLVAYCSAEFGITESLSIFAGGLGVLAGDHLKSASDLGVPLVAVGLLYRQGYFRQQITAAGRQHEAYEANDISTWPLTLQRTTEGAPLTVGIDLPGRTVVVQLWRAIVGRVHLYLLDTDVPLNAAADRDITAQLYGGDIERRLQQEIVLGIGGVRALGALGIAPSVWHMNEGHAAFCALERVRQAMDAHALDFAAARELVAPGLVFTTHTPVPAGHDRFSPELLAPYFTDYAAKCGLAWCDFLALGREHPDDPSEPFTMTVLALRLAAWSNGVSRLHGAVSRAMWSGLWPGLPAGEAPIGHVTNGVHFPSWVSRDVAELYDRYLGPRWREEPADAHAWQRVAQLPAEELWRTHERGRERLVAFARQHLRTQLVRRAAAPAELAAADAVLDTEALTIGFARRFATYKRAALLFHDPDRLARLLSVPGRPVQIVFSGKAHPHDEPGKAVVAQVNAFAREARFRGRVLFLEDYDLDVARALTRGSDVWLNTPLRPNEASGTSGMKAAANGALNVSTSDGWWAEAIADARPDAPSIGWRITSATNAGDGDAGARDAEEADALYDLLEQEIIPCFYDRDAAGLPRAWIARVKSATAQLCHQFNAHRMVREYTQRFYVPGAAASAGRRGDDGAEARALAGWRERMRGAWSQVCIDAVETDAAPELPARTPIRVCALVSLGALTPADVRVELYLGRVDAAGDIIHPDATRLLPVTEAPDTASGSAVLFEASGVACAMSGLHGFTVRVQPEHRDAAAPLLTLPVRWAAPDALVRRGVTTLGGSRVPPPNAS; encoded by the coding sequence ATGCAGCCCATCGGCACGTTCGTGCAGCGACCGGTGCTTCCGGCCCGGCTCGAACGCCTTCGCGACGTCGCGTACAACCTTCGCTGGTCGTGGGATCACGACAGCCGCGCGCTCTTTCGCCGCCTCGATGCGGATCTGTGGGAGCGCACCAGACACAACCCGCTGCTGCTTCTCGGCCGCGCCGATCAGTCCACCCTGGAGCGCGCCGCCGACGACGCGGGCTTCCTCGCGCACTTCGACCGCGTGGTCGCCTCGCTCGACTCGTACCTGCAGAACCCCTCCACCTGGTTCGATCGGACGACGCGTTCCGCAGCGGATCATCGGCGCGTGGCCACGCCGCTCGTCGCGTACTGCTCTGCCGAATTCGGAATCACCGAGAGCCTGTCGATCTTTGCCGGTGGCCTCGGCGTGCTCGCCGGCGATCACCTCAAGTCCGCAAGTGATCTCGGCGTCCCGCTGGTTGCCGTCGGGCTTCTCTACCGCCAGGGATACTTCCGACAGCAGATCACCGCGGCCGGGCGGCAGCATGAGGCGTACGAGGCCAACGACATTTCCACGTGGCCGCTCACGCTGCAGCGAACGACGGAGGGCGCACCGCTCACCGTTGGCATCGACCTGCCGGGACGCACGGTCGTCGTTCAACTCTGGCGTGCGATCGTCGGACGCGTACACCTCTACCTGCTCGACACCGACGTGCCGCTCAACGCGGCGGCAGACCGGGACATCACCGCGCAGCTCTATGGAGGAGACATCGAGCGCCGCCTCCAACAGGAAATCGTGCTTGGCATCGGAGGCGTGCGCGCGTTGGGGGCGCTGGGTATCGCACCGTCGGTCTGGCACATGAACGAGGGGCACGCTGCATTCTGCGCCCTCGAGCGCGTGCGTCAGGCGATGGATGCGCACGCCCTCGACTTCGCAGCGGCGCGAGAGCTCGTCGCGCCCGGTCTGGTGTTCACGACGCACACACCGGTGCCAGCCGGACACGATCGCTTCTCACCGGAACTCCTTGCCCCGTACTTCACCGACTACGCCGCGAAATGCGGACTCGCGTGGTGCGATTTCCTCGCACTCGGCCGGGAGCACCCCGACGATCCGTCCGAGCCTTTCACGATGACGGTACTCGCGTTGCGGCTCGCCGCGTGGAGCAATGGAGTCAGTCGCCTGCACGGCGCAGTCAGTCGCGCCATGTGGAGTGGGCTCTGGCCAGGCCTGCCGGCGGGTGAAGCACCGATCGGCCACGTCACGAACGGCGTCCATTTCCCGTCGTGGGTGTCGCGCGACGTCGCGGAACTCTACGACCGTTACCTCGGACCGCGCTGGCGTGAGGAGCCCGCTGACGCCCACGCATGGCAACGGGTGGCGCAGCTTCCGGCCGAAGAGTTGTGGCGCACGCACGAGCGGGGACGCGAACGCCTCGTGGCCTTCGCCAGACAGCACCTGCGCACGCAGCTCGTTCGTCGTGCCGCAGCACCGGCCGAGCTGGCCGCTGCCGACGCAGTGCTCGATACGGAGGCATTGACCATCGGCTTTGCGAGACGCTTCGCCACGTACAAGCGGGCGGCACTGCTGTTCCACGATCCCGACCGACTCGCGCGGCTGCTCTCGGTGCCAGGTCGACCGGTGCAGATCGTGTTCTCCGGAAAGGCGCACCCGCACGACGAGCCCGGCAAGGCAGTCGTCGCGCAGGTGAACGCATTCGCGCGCGAGGCTCGCTTCCGCGGCCGGGTCCTGTTCCTCGAGGACTACGATCTCGATGTCGCGCGCGCGCTGACGCGCGGCAGCGACGTCTGGCTCAACACGCCGCTGCGGCCGAATGAAGCGAGCGGGACGAGCGGCATGAAGGCCGCCGCGAACGGGGCGCTCAACGTGAGTACGAGCGACGGATGGTGGGCCGAGGCCATCGCCGATGCGAGACCCGATGCACCCTCGATCGGATGGAGGATCACGAGCGCGACGAACGCGGGCGATGGAGATGCGGGGGCACGCGATGCAGAGGAGGCCGACGCTCTGTACGACCTGCTCGAGCAGGAGATCATCCCCTGTTTCTACGACCGCGATGCCGCAGGTCTGCCGCGCGCGTGGATCGCGCGCGTCAAGTCGGCGACGGCGCAGCTGTGCCACCAGTTCAACGCGCACCGGATGGTGCGCGAGTACACGCAGCGTTTCTACGTTCCCGGCGCCGCAGCGTCCGCGGGGCGCCGCGGCGACGACGGCGCGGAAGCCCGCGCGCTTGCCGGATGGCGCGAGCGGATGCGCGGCGCATGGTCACAGGTGTGCATCGACGCGGTGGAGACGGACGCCGCGCCCGAACTGCCGGCGCGGACGCCGATCCGGGTGTGCGCATTGGTTTCACTTGGCGCGTTGACGCCTGCGGATGTGCGCGTGGAGCTGTACCTCGGGCGGGTTGATGCAGCGGGTGACATCATTCACCCGGATGCGACCAGACTTCTGCCGGTCACGGAGGCGCCAGATACCGCGAGCGGGTCCGCCGTGCTGTTCGAGGCGAGCGGCGTCGCCTGTGCGATGAGCGGGTTGCACGGCTTCACCGTACGCGTGCAACCGGAACATCGCGATGCGGCTGCGCCGCTGCTCACGCTTCCCGTGCGCTGGGCGGCGCCGGACGCGCTGGTCCGCCGAGGCGTCACGACGCTGGGCGGCTCGCGGGTCCCGCCGCCCAACGCGAGCTGA